From Pulveribacter suum, a single genomic window includes:
- the rimI gene encoding ribosomal protein S18-alanine N-acetyltransferase, protein MSALARSAATAPVQAHLEPLTPARLDLLMAVETSAYDHPWTRGNFIDAMAAGYQCQLLMAQDELLGYFIAMRGVDEAHLLNITVAPRHQRQGWAHLLLDALALWARAQGAQWLWLEVRTSNLRAQQIYERHGYRRVGERRHYYPAVHGQREDAIVMSLPL, encoded by the coding sequence ATGAGCGCACTCGCCCGCTCCGCCGCCACCGCGCCCGTCCAGGCGCACCTGGAGCCGCTCACCCCCGCGCGGCTGGACCTGCTGATGGCCGTGGAGACCAGCGCCTACGATCACCCGTGGACCCGCGGCAACTTCATCGACGCCATGGCCGCCGGCTACCAGTGCCAGCTGCTCATGGCGCAGGACGAGCTGCTGGGCTACTTCATCGCCATGCGCGGCGTGGACGAGGCCCACCTGCTCAACATCACCGTCGCCCCGCGCCACCAGCGCCAGGGCTGGGCCCACCTGCTGCTGGACGCGCTGGCGCTGTGGGCCCGGGCCCAGGGCGCCCAGTGGCTGTGGCTGGAGGTGCGCACCAGCAACCTGCGCGCGCAGCAGATCTATGAGCGCCACGGCTACCGCCGCGTGGGCGAGCGCAGGCACTACTACCCGGCCGTCCATGGCCAGCGTGAGGACGCCATCGTCATGAGCCTGCCGCTATGA
- a CDS encoding OmpW/AlkL family protein: protein MTKQILRAGCALTLLAAFGAAQAQVAGTWSVRVGATHIAPQTKSDDLSAPSFPGTKVDVGSASALTGGINYMLTDHWALDLPVGLPFKHSFYGDGAIDGVGKLGQTKVVPATLFAQYRFGEPNATFRPYVGLGVTYSKFFKNRSTAALTGVTGGSPANPTTARIDNKFGLTPQVGLVWNFNERMFLDVAYYKSFLKTTSHLSSGQSIDMRLNPNVFAIGVGWRF from the coding sequence ATGACCAAGCAAATCTTGCGGGCCGGCTGCGCGCTGACCCTGCTGGCGGCCTTCGGCGCCGCCCAGGCCCAGGTGGCAGGCACCTGGAGCGTGCGCGTGGGCGCCACCCACATCGCGCCCCAGACCAAGAGCGACGACCTCAGCGCGCCCAGCTTCCCCGGCACCAAGGTGGACGTAGGCAGCGCCAGCGCGCTGACGGGCGGCATCAACTACATGCTGACCGACCACTGGGCCCTCGACCTGCCCGTGGGCCTGCCCTTCAAGCACTCGTTCTACGGCGACGGCGCCATCGACGGCGTGGGCAAGCTGGGCCAGACCAAGGTCGTGCCGGCCACGCTGTTCGCGCAGTACCGCTTTGGCGAACCCAATGCCACCTTCCGCCCCTACGTGGGCCTGGGCGTGACCTACAGCAAGTTCTTCAAGAACCGCAGCACGGCGGCGCTCACGGGGGTGACGGGCGGCTCGCCCGCCAACCCCACCACCGCGCGCATCGACAACAAGTTTGGCCTGACGCCCCAGGTGGGCCTGGTGTGGAACTTCAACGAGCGCATGTTTCTGGACGTGGCGTACTACAAGAGCTTCCTGAAGACCACGTCGCACCTGTCCAGCGGCCAGAGCATCGACATGCGTCTGAACCCCAACGTGTTCGCCATCGGGGTGGGCTGGCGCTTCTGA
- a CDS encoding L-threonylcarbamoyladenylate synthase, producing the protein MILDAAAPTAPQAAAQALARGELLGLPTETVYGLAADADNAEAVARIFAAKGRPADHPLIVHVAGSAAVPHYAHEVPLFAQALIDAFWPGPLTLILPRLPSRAAAAAGGQASVGLRCPAHPAAQAVLAACAQLPAPIHGLAAPSANRFGRVSPTTAAHVADEFGPELLVLDGGPCEVGIESTIVDCTRGVPVLLRPGSISRDAIESACGLRPLSKDELPTHAPRASGTLLAHYAPSATVRLMDARQLQSGLDVLGTDAAHLAVYARAPLRTPSRRVLLRPMPQDAALAARELFAALRGFDDAGVRLIWVETPPDTPEWEGVRDRLARAAAAAP; encoded by the coding sequence GTGATCCTGGACGCTGCCGCCCCCACCGCCCCGCAGGCTGCCGCGCAGGCCCTGGCCCGGGGCGAGCTGCTGGGCCTGCCCACCGAGACCGTCTACGGCCTGGCCGCCGATGCCGACAACGCCGAGGCCGTGGCGCGCATCTTCGCCGCCAAGGGCCGCCCGGCCGATCACCCGCTGATCGTGCACGTGGCCGGCAGCGCCGCCGTGCCGCACTACGCCCACGAGGTGCCGCTGTTCGCTCAAGCGCTGATCGACGCCTTCTGGCCCGGCCCGCTCACCCTGATCTTGCCGCGCCTGCCCTCACGCGCCGCAGCCGCGGCCGGCGGCCAGGCCAGCGTGGGCCTGCGCTGCCCGGCGCACCCGGCGGCGCAGGCCGTGCTGGCCGCCTGCGCCCAGCTGCCCGCGCCCATCCACGGCCTGGCCGCGCCCAGCGCCAACCGCTTCGGCCGCGTCAGCCCCACCACCGCCGCCCACGTGGCCGATGAGTTCGGGCCCGAGCTGCTGGTACTGGACGGCGGGCCCTGCGAAGTGGGCATCGAATCGACCATCGTGGACTGCACCCGCGGCGTGCCCGTGCTGCTGCGCCCGGGCAGCATCTCGCGCGACGCCATCGAGAGCGCCTGCGGCCTGCGTCCGCTATCGAAAGATGAGCTACCAACGCATGCCCCGCGGGCCTCAGGAACGCTTTTGGCACATTACGCACCCAGCGCCACGGTGCGCCTGATGGACGCGCGCCAGCTGCAGTCCGGCCTGGACGTGCTGGGCACGGACGCCGCCCACCTGGCTGTCTACGCCCGTGCGCCGCTGCGCACGCCCTCGCGCCGCGTGCTGCTGCGCCCGATGCCGCAGGACGCGGCCCTGGCCGCACGCGAGCTGTTCGCCGCGCTGCGCGGCTTCGATGACGCCGGCGTGCGCCTGATCTGGGTGGAAACGCCCCCCGACACCCCCGAATGGGAAGGGGTGCGCGACCGCCTCGCCCGCGCGGCTGCGGCCGCCCCTTAA
- a CDS encoding META domain-containing protein has protein sequence MITGTAISRERLYVPPEAVFEAALVDVTRVGEPPLVLARQRVADAGGPPYALRLPYHQADIRPGGRYEVRAATTLHGRLWLDTPGVHPVLLSPQFRHVDVILARLPQLPASQDAAVPLRQTWWRLVELVDGPPVGEPAPGAGPAHLVLARDEARVVGSGGCNRFAGHFALEGGRLRFFGLGSSLRLCLDGGASELAYLQQLGAVTSYLQEARTLELRGDKGQPLLRFVAAERGELRLEDDEPQMLPQ, from the coding sequence TTGATCACCGGCACGGCGATCTCGCGCGAGCGCCTGTACGTGCCGCCCGAAGCGGTCTTCGAGGCCGCGCTGGTGGACGTGACGCGCGTGGGCGAGCCGCCGCTGGTGCTGGCGCGCCAGCGCGTGGCCGACGCCGGCGGGCCGCCCTACGCACTGCGCCTGCCCTACCACCAGGCCGACATCCGCCCCGGCGGCCGCTACGAGGTGCGTGCCGCCACCACCCTGCACGGCCGGCTGTGGCTGGACACGCCGGGCGTGCACCCGGTGCTGCTGAGCCCGCAGTTTCGCCACGTGGACGTGATCCTGGCGCGCCTGCCGCAGCTGCCGGCCTCGCAGGACGCCGCCGTGCCGCTGCGCCAGACCTGGTGGCGGCTGGTGGAGCTGGTGGACGGCCCGCCCGTGGGCGAGCCGGCACCCGGGGCGGGCCCGGCCCATCTGGTGCTGGCGCGCGACGAGGCGCGCGTGGTGGGCTCGGGCGGCTGCAACCGCTTTGCCGGGCATTTCGCGCTGGAGGGCGGGCGGCTGCGCTTCTTCGGCCTGGGCTCGTCGCTGCGCCTGTGCCTGGACGGCGGCGCCAGCGAGCTGGCCTATTTGCAGCAGCTGGGCGCCGTCACTTCCTATTTGCAGGAAGCCCGCACGCTGGAGCTGCGCGGCGACAAGGGCCAGCCGCTGCTGCGCTTCGTCGCCGCCGAGCGCGGCGAGCTGCGGCTGGAGGACGACGAGCCGCAGATGCTGCCGCAGTGA
- the purE gene encoding 5-(carboxyamino)imidazole ribonucleotide mutase, producing the protein MQTIQIGVVMGSSSDWETMQHAVAILEQFGIHHEARVVSAHRMPDDMFAYAEEATGRGLKAIIAGAGGAAHLPGMIAAKTVVPVLGVPVASRHLQGVDSLHSIVQMPKGVPVATFAIGAAGAANAALFAVALLANEDAALRDRLTAFRAEQTAAARAMQLPPVAP; encoded by the coding sequence ATGCAAACCATTCAGATCGGTGTGGTCATGGGCTCCTCCAGCGACTGGGAGACCATGCAGCACGCAGTGGCCATCCTCGAGCAGTTCGGCATTCACCACGAGGCGCGCGTGGTCTCGGCCCACCGCATGCCCGACGACATGTTCGCCTACGCCGAGGAAGCGACCGGCCGGGGCCTGAAGGCCATCATCGCCGGCGCCGGCGGCGCGGCCCACCTGCCGGGCATGATCGCCGCCAAGACCGTGGTGCCGGTGCTGGGCGTACCGGTGGCCAGCCGGCATCTGCAGGGCGTGGACTCGCTGCACTCCATCGTGCAGATGCCCAAGGGCGTACCGGTGGCCACGTTCGCCATCGGCGCGGCCGGTGCGGCCAACGCGGCCCTGTTCGCCGTGGCGCTGCTGGCCAATGAAGATGCGGCCCTGCGCGATCGCCTCACGGCCTTCCGCGCCGAGCAGACGGCCGCCGCGCGGGCCATGCAGCTGCCGCCGGTGGCGCCATGA
- a CDS encoding SGNH/GDSL hydrolase family protein: MAAHWMRRTLLAAACASAALLAACGSSSTESALTPERLISFGDGLADVGQTGSRYTVNDGSVNNWTLQVAEHYERTLTPAASGGLAYAQGNARVAATPDAAGNAATPTVTQQIDQFLATHRFGDKDLVLMSAGVSDIVAGMAAVRAGTQTEEQYVANARQAGLDLAAQARRLVDSGAKYVLMTGSYDLSRSPWAKAIGQEDLIGRASRAFNQALLVAIEDLGKNVLYIDAAYYVNVFEGSPGSYGFEDGERAVCTSVDAGPGIGIGAGEVNSALCTPSTLLAGANVERFVFADKIYLAPSAQRQLGNYAYDRVHQRW; this comes from the coding sequence ATGGCAGCACATTGGATGCGTCGCACCCTGCTGGCAGCGGCCTGCGCTTCGGCGGCCCTACTGGCGGCCTGCGGCTCCAGTTCCACCGAGTCGGCGCTCACGCCCGAGCGCCTGATTTCCTTTGGCGACGGCCTGGCCGACGTGGGCCAGACCGGCTCGCGCTACACCGTCAATGACGGCAGCGTGAACAACTGGACGCTGCAGGTGGCCGAGCACTACGAACGCACGCTGACGCCCGCGGCCAGCGGCGGCCTGGCCTATGCGCAGGGCAATGCCCGCGTCGCGGCCACGCCGGACGCAGCCGGCAACGCCGCCACGCCCACGGTGACGCAGCAGATCGACCAGTTCCTGGCCACGCACCGCTTCGGCGACAAGGACCTGGTGCTGATGAGCGCCGGGGTGTCCGACATCGTCGCCGGCATGGCCGCCGTGCGCGCCGGCACGCAGACCGAGGAGCAGTACGTGGCGAATGCCCGCCAGGCCGGCCTGGACCTGGCCGCGCAGGCCCGCCGCCTGGTCGACTCGGGCGCCAAGTACGTGCTGATGACCGGCAGCTACGACCTGAGCCGCTCGCCATGGGCCAAGGCCATCGGCCAGGAAGACCTGATCGGCCGCGCCAGCCGCGCCTTCAACCAGGCGCTGCTGGTGGCCATCGAGGACCTGGGCAAGAACGTCCTGTACATCGACGCGGCCTACTACGTGAACGTGTTCGAGGGCTCGCCCGGCTCCTACGGCTTCGAGGACGGCGAACGCGCCGTTTGCACCTCGGTGGATGCAGGCCCGGGCATCGGCATTGGCGCGGGCGAAGTCAATTCGGCCCTGTGCACGCCCAGCACCCTGCTGGCGGGCGCCAACGTCGAGCGCTTCGTGTTCGCCGACAAGATCTATCTGGCCCCGTCGGCGCAGCGCCAGCTGGGCAACTACGCCTACGACCGCGTGCACCAGCGCTGGTAA
- the dacB gene encoding D-alanyl-D-alanine carboxypeptidase/D-alanyl-D-alanine endopeptidase, producing MHASRFLCARRALCLAACTAALLPFGLAARQVPPQSAAQALPAPVEAALQRAKVPREALAAVVIDVEGAKPRLSVQGDAAANPASVMKLVTTFAALELLGPAFTWETPVYLDAPPQGGSLRGNVYIRGQGDPRLVVERLWLLMRRLRAQGISVIVGDIVLDRSAFAVPAHDAAQFDGEPWRPYNVAPDALLVNFKSLTFGFVPDEAAGVARVSHEPPLAQLELPASVPLAPAGTACGDWRAGLRADFTDAARLALAGSYPAACGERQWSIAPADPQGYAARAIEGMWRELGGRLTGQVRDGRVPAGLAPAFSTTSPALAEVVRDINKYSNNVMTQQLFLTLALQRTGQGSPQAARDVLGRWWDERVGLPGTLVADNGAGLSREARVSARALARMLQLAWASPVMPEFVASLPIMGVDGTLRRRPGQASGAAHLKTGTLRDVTAIAGYVLGESGRRHVLVAIVNHHNAPAARPALDALVDWARRDAEKK from the coding sequence ATGCACGCATCCCGTTTCCTGTGCGCGCGCCGCGCGCTTTGCCTGGCGGCCTGCACGGCCGCCCTCCTGCCCTTCGGCCTGGCCGCCCGCCAGGTGCCGCCGCAGTCTGCGGCCCAGGCCCTGCCTGCGCCGGTGGAGGCCGCGCTGCAGCGCGCCAAGGTGCCGCGCGAGGCGCTGGCCGCCGTGGTGATCGACGTGGAGGGCGCCAAGCCGCGCCTGTCCGTGCAGGGCGACGCGGCGGCCAACCCGGCCTCGGTCATGAAGCTGGTCACCACCTTTGCGGCGCTGGAGCTGCTGGGCCCGGCATTCACCTGGGAAACGCCGGTGTACCTGGATGCCCCGCCCCAGGGCGGCAGCCTGCGCGGTAATGTCTATATCAGGGGGCAGGGCGACCCCCGGCTGGTGGTCGAGCGGCTGTGGCTGCTGATGCGCCGCCTGCGCGCGCAGGGCATCTCGGTGATCGTGGGTGACATCGTGCTGGACCGCAGCGCCTTTGCCGTGCCGGCGCACGACGCGGCGCAGTTCGACGGCGAGCCCTGGCGGCCCTACAACGTGGCGCCCGATGCGCTGCTGGTGAACTTCAAGTCGCTCACCTTCGGCTTCGTGCCCGACGAGGCCGCCGGCGTGGCCCGCGTCAGCCACGAGCCGCCACTGGCGCAGCTGGAGCTGCCCGCCAGCGTGCCGCTGGCGCCTGCCGGCACGGCCTGCGGCGACTGGCGCGCCGGGCTGCGCGCCGACTTCACCGACGCCGCACGCCTGGCGCTGGCGGGCAGCTATCCGGCGGCCTGCGGCGAGCGCCAGTGGAGCATTGCCCCTGCCGACCCGCAGGGCTACGCCGCCCGCGCCATCGAGGGCATGTGGCGCGAGCTGGGCGGCAGGCTCACGGGCCAGGTGCGCGACGGGCGCGTGCCGGCAGGGCTGGCGCCGGCGTTTTCCACCACCTCGCCGGCACTGGCCGAGGTGGTGCGCGACATCAACAAGTACAGCAACAACGTGATGACGCAGCAGCTGTTTCTGACGCTGGCGCTGCAGCGCACCGGCCAGGGCAGCCCGCAGGCCGCGCGCGACGTGCTGGGCCGCTGGTGGGACGAGCGCGTGGGCCTGCCCGGCACGCTGGTGGCCGACAACGGCGCCGGCCTGAGCCGCGAAGCCCGCGTCAGCGCCCGCGCCCTGGCGCGCATGCTGCAGCTGGCCTGGGCCTCGCCCGTCATGCCCGAGTTCGTTGCCTCGCTGCCGATCATGGGCGTGGACGGCACGCTGCGCCGGCGCCCGGGCCAAGCCTCCGGCGCGGCGCACCTGAAGACCGGCACGCTGCGCGACGTGACGGCCATCGCCGGCTACGTGCTGGGCGAGAGCGGCCGCCGCCATGTGCTGGTGGCCATCGTCAACCACCACAACGCCCCGGCGGCACGCCCGGCGCTGGATGCGCTGGTGGACTGGGCGCGCCGCGACGCAGAAAAAAAATAG
- a CDS encoding uracil-DNA glycosylase family protein: protein MSLDLDNRQRAMLQEMGIALFTAPATRTPPAAPAPALAHAPAAAPAAAPRPAPQPAPEVAAPAPAPPPAPPPAPAPEPEPEPARTPATAASALPPVLLAPPVAPYAQGSAGTGPGSGWLVILECADPADPLAGDAGLLLDNMLRAAGLHRQGGTQLAALVRGAADGGVSAAPLAESLAALRPPMVLLLGLGAARAVLGSPLPLARLRAGAHQLPDGTPALVSYDPAYLLRAPQAKAAAWADLCRALARVRHGLR, encoded by the coding sequence ATGAGCCTGGACCTGGACAACCGCCAGCGGGCGATGCTGCAGGAGATGGGCATCGCCCTGTTCACCGCACCGGCCACCCGTACGCCGCCCGCTGCACCGGCACCGGCGCTCGCTCATGCGCCCGCTGCGGCACCGGCGGCTGCGCCCCGCCCTGCGCCGCAGCCGGCGCCCGAGGTTGCCGCACCCGCACCCGCACCCCCACCCGCACCCCCACCAGCACCCGCACCAGAACCAGAACCAGAACCGGCGCGAACGCCGGCAACGGCAGCGAGCGCCCTCCCGCCCGTGCTGCTGGCCCCGCCCGTTGCGCCCTATGCCCAGGGCAGTGCAGGCACCGGGCCCGGCAGTGGCTGGCTGGTGATCCTGGAATGCGCCGACCCCGCCGATCCGCTGGCGGGCGACGCCGGCCTGTTGCTGGACAACATGCTGCGCGCCGCCGGCCTGCACCGCCAGGGCGGCACGCAGCTGGCGGCCCTGGTGCGCGGGGCGGCCGACGGCGGCGTGTCCGCCGCGCCGCTGGCCGAGAGCCTGGCCGCCCTGCGCCCGCCCATGGTGCTGCTGCTGGGCCTGGGCGCGGCGCGCGCCGTGCTGGGCAGCCCGCTGCCGCTGGCCCGGCTGCGCGCCGGCGCACATCAGCTGCCCGACGGCACGCCGGCGCTGGTCAGCTACGACCCGGCCTACCTGCTGCGCGCCCCGCAGGCCAAGGCGGCCGCCTGGGCCGACCTGTGCCGCGCGCTGGCGCGGGTGCGCCACGGCCTGCGCTGA
- a CDS encoding SGNH/GDSL hydrolase family protein produces the protein MKFRMHWAAAAAAATLLAACGGGGADTTPAAPVTSVKVAGDSLADSGTFGIKFTVQGAGDNGGPTLIWPERVAGSYSQKLCPHYDLTSGALNTRASCTNYAVGGAAINYFKAPNAPQSILRQLADLGAAGYGAGDLLLVDGGGNDASDLIGAYLGASKDGGAAYAALLGTVLNAATVQQLLGGGAAGMAQAGGAYMQALAVRFAGAIKAQALDKGASRVAVLNMPGVTLTPKFRTVLGSIAQANGQAAAAQAEKLFDGWVQAFNAKLAEQFAGDKRVAVVDFYASFKDQSEHPAQYSYDNVTTPVCPVTGVDGSGLPTYTFPTCTAAALSAKPPAGAGADWWQRYAFSDSFHPTPYAHQLMGQLVSRSLSQAGWL, from the coding sequence ATGAAATTTCGCATGCATTGGGCGGCAGCGGCCGCAGCCGCCACTTTGCTGGCCGCCTGCGGCGGCGGCGGTGCCGACACCACGCCGGCCGCGCCGGTCACCTCCGTCAAGGTTGCGGGCGACAGCCTGGCCGACAGCGGTACCTTCGGCATCAAGTTCACCGTGCAGGGCGCGGGCGACAACGGCGGGCCGACCCTCATCTGGCCCGAGCGCGTGGCCGGCAGCTACAGCCAGAAGCTGTGCCCGCACTACGACCTGACCAGCGGCGCGCTCAACACCCGCGCCAGCTGCACCAACTACGCCGTGGGCGGCGCCGCCATCAACTACTTCAAGGCGCCCAATGCGCCGCAGTCCATCCTGCGCCAGCTGGCCGACCTGGGCGCGGCCGGCTACGGCGCCGGTGACCTGCTGCTGGTCGATGGCGGCGGCAACGACGCCAGCGACCTGATCGGCGCCTACCTGGGCGCCTCCAAGGATGGCGGCGCGGCCTACGCCGCGCTGCTGGGCACCGTGCTGAACGCCGCCACCGTGCAGCAGCTGCTGGGCGGCGGCGCCGCCGGCATGGCGCAGGCGGGCGGGGCCTACATGCAGGCGCTGGCCGTGCGCTTTGCCGGCGCCATCAAGGCCCAGGCACTGGACAAGGGCGCGTCCCGCGTTGCCGTGCTGAACATGCCCGGCGTGACGCTGACGCCCAAGTTCCGCACGGTGCTGGGCTCCATCGCCCAGGCCAACGGCCAGGCCGCCGCAGCCCAGGCCGAGAAGCTGTTCGACGGCTGGGTGCAGGCCTTCAACGCCAAGCTGGCCGAGCAGTTCGCCGGCGACAAGCGCGTGGCTGTGGTGGACTTCTACGCCTCCTTCAAGGACCAGTCCGAACACCCTGCCCAGTACTCCTACGACAACGTGACCACGCCTGTGTGCCCGGTCACCGGCGTGGACGGCAGCGGCCTGCCCACCTACACCTTCCCGACCTGCACCGCCGCCGCCCTGTCGGCCAAGCCGCCGGCCGGCGCCGGCGCCGACTGGTGGCAGCGCTACGCCTTCTCCGACTCCTTCCATCCCACGCCCTACGCGCACCAGCTCATGGGCCAGCTCGTCTCGCGCTCGCTGTCGCAAGCCGGCTGGCTGTGA
- a CDS encoding 5-(carboxyamino)imidazole ribonucleotide synthase produces the protein MSGAPILPGATLGVLGGGQLGRMFAHAAQAMGYATAVLDADPESPAGLVSQQHIRTAYDDPQGLATLAAACAAVTTEFENVPAAALQTLARSMPVSPAAAAVAVAQDRAAEKAHFVRCGVPVAPHTVIDSEAALATVDAAALLPGILKTARLGYDGKGQVRVATPGELAAAWQQLGRVPCVLEKMLPLAHECSVIVARGADGSLVHLPVQRNLHRDGILAVTEVFEGNVPPALAGQALAAAKSIAQGLDYVGVLCVEFFVLEGGGLVVNEMAPRPHNSGHWSQNGADVSQFELQVRCMAGLPLTQPRQHSASIMLNLLGDLWLRGPDGAAATPPWYQVLRLPGCHLHLYGKASPKPGRKMGHLNVTAASPEGARATALQAAALLGIAPF, from the coding sequence ATGAGCGGCGCCCCCATCCTGCCCGGCGCCACGCTGGGCGTGCTGGGCGGCGGGCAGCTGGGGCGCATGTTCGCCCACGCCGCCCAAGCCATGGGCTACGCCACCGCGGTGCTGGACGCCGACCCCGAAAGTCCCGCCGGCCTGGTCAGCCAGCAGCACATCCGCACCGCCTACGACGACCCGCAGGGCCTGGCCACGCTGGCCGCCGCCTGCGCGGCCGTGACCACCGAATTCGAGAACGTGCCCGCCGCCGCGCTGCAGACGCTGGCGCGCAGCATGCCGGTGTCGCCGGCGGCCGCCGCCGTGGCCGTGGCCCAGGACCGGGCGGCGGAGAAGGCCCACTTCGTGCGCTGCGGCGTGCCCGTGGCGCCGCACACCGTCATCGATAGCGAAGCGGCCCTGGCCACTGTGGATGCCGCCGCGCTGCTGCCGGGCATCTTGAAGACCGCCCGGCTGGGCTACGACGGCAAGGGCCAGGTGCGCGTGGCCACGCCGGGCGAGCTGGCCGCCGCCTGGCAGCAGCTGGGCCGCGTGCCCTGCGTGCTGGAAAAGATGCTGCCGCTGGCGCACGAGTGCTCGGTCATCGTCGCCCGCGGCGCTGACGGCTCCCTCGTCCACCTGCCGGTGCAGCGCAACCTGCACCGGGACGGCATCCTGGCCGTGACCGAGGTTTTTGAAGGAAATGTGCCTCCAGCCCTTGCTGGACAAGCGCTGGCAGCTGCGAAATCCATAGCGCAAGGGCTGGACTACGTGGGCGTGCTGTGCGTCGAGTTCTTCGTGCTGGAAGGCGGCGGCCTGGTCGTCAACGAAATGGCGCCGCGCCCGCACAACAGCGGCCACTGGAGCCAGAACGGCGCCGACGTCTCGCAGTTCGAGCTGCAGGTGCGCTGCATGGCCGGCCTGCCGCTCACGCAGCCGCGCCAGCACAGCGCCAGCATCATGCTCAACCTGCTGGGCGACCTGTGGCTGCGCGGCCCGGACGGCGCCGCCGCCACCCCGCCTTGGTACCAGGTGCTGCGCCTGCCCGGCTGCCACCTGCACCTGTACGGCAAGGCCAGCCCGAAGCCCGGGCGCAAGATGGGCCACCTGAACGTCACCGCCGCCAGCCCGGAGGGCGCCCGCGCCACGGCGCTGCAGGCGGCAGCGCTGCTGGGCATCGCGCCCTTTTAA
- the trxA gene encoding thioredoxin produces MMDVTVENFEAEVIAASMQVPVLVDFWAPWCGPCKTLGPILEKLETEYDGRFKLAKIDSDQQQQLAAMFGIRSIPTCILMMDGQPVDGFMGAQSEGQLRAFLDKHLPSLEELAGQAQEEAAHEALESGDTEGALEQLQHAVATDPANDEARFDYVRLLLQMGREDDAKVAFAPVIAKAEGVQRLGALKVWLDALDFVAASAYGAGAEAEFDAKIAANRRDFDARFARARWLIAQQRWTDAMDELLEILMRDKAWEGGAARKAYVAVLEIIDPPKPKVAEGQIPPEDPVVASYRRRLSSVVLS; encoded by the coding sequence ATGATGGATGTCACCGTAGAGAATTTTGAAGCCGAAGTCATCGCCGCGTCGATGCAGGTGCCCGTGCTGGTCGATTTCTGGGCGCCTTGGTGCGGCCCGTGCAAGACGCTCGGGCCCATCCTGGAAAAACTGGAGACCGAGTACGACGGGCGCTTCAAGCTGGCCAAGATCGACTCCGATCAGCAGCAGCAACTGGCCGCCATGTTCGGCATCCGCAGCATCCCCACCTGCATTCTGATGATGGACGGCCAGCCGGTGGACGGTTTCATGGGCGCGCAAAGCGAAGGCCAGCTGCGTGCCTTCCTGGACAAGCACCTGCCCAGCCTGGAAGAGCTGGCCGGCCAGGCGCAGGAAGAGGCCGCCCACGAGGCCCTGGAGAGCGGCGACACCGAGGGCGCGCTGGAGCAGCTGCAGCACGCCGTGGCCACCGACCCGGCCAACGACGAGGCGCGCTTTGACTACGTGCGCCTGCTGCTGCAGATGGGCCGCGAGGACGACGCCAAGGTGGCGTTTGCCCCGGTCATCGCCAAGGCCGAGGGCGTGCAGCGCCTGGGCGCCCTGAAGGTGTGGCTGGATGCTCTTGATTTTGTAGCTGCCAGCGCTTACGGGGCGGGCGCTGAGGCCGAATTTGATGCAAAGATCGCGGCCAACCGCCGCGATTTCGACGCGCGCTTTGCCCGCGCCCGCTGGCTGATCGCCCAGCAGCGCTGGACGGACGCCATGGACGAGCTGCTGGAGATCCTGATGCGCGACAAGGCCTGGGAGGGCGGCGCCGCGCGCAAGGCCTACGTGGCCGTGCTGGAGATCATCGATCCCCCGAAGCCCAAGGTGGCCGAGGGCCAGATCCCGCCCGAGGACCCGGTCGTGGCCAGCTACCGCCGCCGCCTGTCCAGCGTGGTGCTCAGCTGA
- the tsaB gene encoding tRNA (adenosine(37)-N6)-threonylcarbamoyltransferase complex dimerization subunit type 1 TsaB codes for MNLLAFDTSTDTLTIAVQRGSQVLEHDGPGGAQASTTLIAAIRTLLQQAGLSFDRLDAVVFGRGPGSFTGLRTACSVAQGLAYGARGGQGVPALPVDTLLAVAEQARAEHGCTRVLAALDARMDEVYWAPYEWRGDASAGHWSCPPDFGLSAPQAIAVPEGFTVAGNARAAYGERLAPQAPHVPARPTAAALLRLAPALLAEGAAVAANAALPRYVRDKVAQTTAERDAARRAAARP; via the coding sequence ATGAACCTGCTTGCCTTCGACACCAGCACCGATACCCTGACCATTGCCGTGCAGCGCGGCAGCCAGGTGCTGGAGCACGACGGCCCGGGGGGCGCGCAGGCCTCCACCACGCTGATCGCCGCCATCCGCACGCTGCTGCAGCAGGCCGGGCTGTCCTTCGACAGGCTGGACGCCGTGGTCTTCGGCCGCGGCCCGGGCTCGTTCACGGGGCTGCGCACCGCCTGCTCGGTGGCCCAGGGGCTGGCCTATGGGGCGCGCGGCGGCCAGGGCGTGCCGGCGCTGCCGGTGGATACGCTGCTGGCGGTGGCCGAGCAGGCCCGCGCCGAGCACGGCTGCACGCGCGTGCTGGCCGCCCTGGATGCCCGCATGGACGAGGTGTACTGGGCGCCCTATGAATGGCGGGGCGACGCCTCGGCCGGCCACTGGTCGTGCCCGCCGGATTTCGGCCTGTCCGCGCCCCAGGCGATTGCCGTGCCCGAGGGCTTCACCGTGGCCGGCAACGCCCGCGCCGCCTATGGCGAGCGCCTGGCTCCCCAGGCCCCGCACGTGCCGGCGCGCCCCACCGCAGCCGCCCTGCTGCGCCTGGCGCCCGCGCTGCTGGCCGAAGGCGCGGCCGTGGCGGCCAACGCCGCCCTGCCGCGCTATGTGCGCGACAAGGTGGCCCAGACCACCGCCGAGCGCGATGCCGCGCGCCGCGCCGCGGCCCGGCCATGA